One stretch of Apis cerana isolate GH-2021 linkage group LG8, AcerK_1.0, whole genome shotgun sequence DNA includes these proteins:
- the LOC107995333 gene encoding probable ATP-dependent RNA helicase DDX27 — translation MDNNCDLIKTIVDDQEVPNFSEDSDIENDFQPRKRKKRENKDFDNNFQFLNDVSDYNKDTWNDLNKYIKRKAKTKLDDKIKKIRKGSEHKLYNEIDNESNIDISEIKKIDDELSISEDELKKDIFKIKEKKKKKITKKANEETIDFEEYSNIESHATFHQMNLSRPLLKAITTMNFVHPTPIQAATIPIALMGRDICGCAATGTGKTAAYMLPTLERLLYRPLDGPAISRVLVLVPTRELGVQVYQVTKQLSQFTTIEVGLSVGGLDVKAQEAVLRRNPDIVIATPGRLIDHLKNTPTFSLDSIEILILDEADRMLDEYFAEQMKYIVKQCSRSRQTILFSATMTEEVKDLAAVSLNKPVKVFIDSNQDVAFNLRQEFIRIRKEREGDREAILAALICRTFHDHVMVFVQTKKQAHRLHILLGLLGIKVGELHGNLTQPQRLENLTKFKNEEIDILLATDVAARGLDISGVKTVINFVMPATMQHYIHRVGRTARAGRVGVSVSLAGEQERFLVKEIIKNAKNPVKNRIIPSDIIDKYYKKLQSLEPDVEKILEEERNERELAKIENQANRAEKLLKNETNKNIQRTWFQTQKERKEEKERLSLTEKSNKKEKKKSNKEPSNIVEEKKKKVKEPKKETAEDRAKRELEKIAAYQARLAKKQNKLNKIRTIVDDDKFTSNKKALQKRPRSSFVADLTNTSKKAVKKMRYEANVKKNQNIRKNAKNSNIGKKDRKTFRKR, via the exons atggataataattgtgatttaataaaaacaattgttgATGATCAAGAAGTACCAAATTTCTCTGAAGATTctgatattgaaaatgat tttcagccaaggaaacgaaaaaaaagagaaaataaagattttgataataattttcaatttttaaatgatgtttccgattataataaagatacgTGGAATGActtgaacaaatatattaaacgaaaAGCTAAAACAAAActtgatgataaaattaaaaaaattaggaaaggATCtgaacataaattatat aatgAAATAGATAATGAATCCAACATAGATAtatctgaaattaaaaaaatagatgatgAACTATCTATATCAGAAGACGAACTTAAAAAag atatatttaaaattaaagaaaagaaaaagaaaaagattactAAGAAAGCTAATGAAGAAACAATTGACTTtgaagaatattcaaatatagaaTCTCATGCAACATTTCatcaaatgaatttatcaCGTCCTTTGTTGaag gctATAACAACTATGAATTTTGTTCATCCAACACCTATACAAGCTGCTACTATTCCTATTGCATTAATGGGTCGTGATATATGTGGTTGTGCAGCTACAGGTACTGGTAAAACTGCAGCTTATATGTTACCAACATTAGAAAGATTGTTATATAGACCATTAGATGGTCCTGCTATCTCTCGTGTTCTTGTACTTGTTCCAACAAGAGAACTTGGTGTACAAGTTTATCAAGTTACAAAACAATTATCTCAATTTACAACAATTGAAGTAGGATTATCTGTTGGTGGTTTAGATGTAAAAGCTCAA gaaGCTGTATTGAGAAGAAATCCAGATATTGTAATTGCTACTCCTGGAAGATTAattgatcatttaaaaaatacaccaACATTTTCATTAGATAGTATTGAAATACTTATTCTAGATGAAGCAGAcag aatGTTAGATGAATATTTTGCTGAACAgatgaaatatatagtaaaacaATGTTCAAGAAGTagacaaacaattttattctcaGCTACTATGACTGAAGAAGTAAAAGATTTGGCTGCTGTATCTTTAAATAAGCCTGTTAAAGTATTTATAGATAGTAATCAAGATGTTGCTTTTAATTTACGTCAAGAATTTATtcg aatacgaaaagaaagggaaggagATCGAGAAGCAATCTTGGCAGCTCTAATTTGTAGAACCTTTCATGATCATGTTATGGTTTTTGTACAAACGAAAAAACAAGCTCACAGATTACACATTTTATTAGGATTATTAGGTATCAAG gTTGGAGAACTTCATGGTAATCTTACACAACCACAACGTctagaaaatttaacaaagtttaaaaatgaagaaatagatattttattagcaACAGATGTTGCTGCAAGAGGATTAGATATTAGTGGTGTAAAAactgtaattaattttgtaatgccAGCTACTATGCAACATTATATTCATAG agTTGGAAGAACAGCTAGAGCAGGTCGTGTTGGAGTATCAGTATCATTAGCTGGAGAACAAGAACGTTTTCTAGTTaaagagattattaaaaatgcaaaaaatccTGTAAAGAATCGAATAATACCTTCTGATATAATtgacaaatattacaaaaaattacaatctcTTGAACCCgatgtagaaaaaattttagaagaagaacgaaatgaaagagaattagctaaaatagaaaatcaagCAAATCGcgcagaaaaattattaaagaatgaaactaataaaaacattcaaaGAACTTGGTTTCAAactcaaaaagaaagaaaagaagaaaaag aaaGATTATCATTAactgaaaaatcaaataaaaaagagaaaaaaaagtcaaataaAGAACCTTCAAATATagttgaagaaaagaaaaaaaaagttaaagaacCTAAGAAAGAAACAGCAGAAGATAGAGCTAAaagagaattagaaaaaattgcaGCATATCAAGCGAGATTagctaaaaaacaaaataaattaaataaaattcgtacaATTGTAGATGATGATAAATTTACATCTAACAAAAAag caTTACAAAAACGGCCTAGATCTTCATTTGTTGCTGACTTAACAAATACGAGTAAAAAAGCTGTAAAAAAAATGCGTTACGA ggctaatgttaaaaagaatcaaaatataagaaaaaatgcaaAGAATTCAAACATAGGaaaaaaggatagaaaaacttttagaaaacgttaa